In Deltaproteobacteria bacterium, the sequence TCGCCTGACGCGCCGTGATCGCCGCCGTCAACGTCGTCTTCCCGTGATCCACGTGACCGATCGTCCCCACGTTCACGTGAGGCTTGGTTCGCTCGAACTTCTCCTTGGACATTTGCTTGACCCCCGAGAGGAGCCGGCCTCCGGCCGGACGTTAGGAGCTGCGGACCAC encodes:
- a CDS encoding elongation factor Tu, whose translation is MSKEKFERTKPHVNVGTIGHVDHGKTTLTAAITARQA